DNA sequence from the Streptomyces sp. NBC_01497 genome:
GTCCTCCCGACGTCCATCGGCGGCATCATCACCGGTGTCGTGCTGGCCATCGCCCGTATCGCGGGCGAGACCGCGCCGGTCCTGCTGCTGGTCTTCGGCAGCCAGGTGATCAACAACGATCCGTTCAACGGCCCGCAGTCGTCGCTGCCCTTCTACATCTACGAGCAGTACAACCTGGGCAACAGCGCGAGTTACGACCGCGCCTGGGGAGCGGCCCTCGTGCTGATCATCCTCGTGATGATCCTGAACCTGATCGCCCGCGGCATCGCCCGCTGGAAGGCCCCGAAGACGTCCGGTCGCTGACGCGGCCACCCGAAACCCGGATTGAGAGCAGTACCCATGGCCAAGCGCATCGACGTCAGCGGACTGAGCGCCTTCTACGGCGGCTTCCGCGCCATCGACGACATCTCCATGACCGTAGAACCCCGCACGGTGACGGCCTTCATCGGCCCGTCCGGCTGCGGCAAGTCGACCTTCCTGCGCACCCTGAACCGGATGCACGAGGTCACCCCCGGCGGCCGCGTCGAGGGCAAGGTCCTCCTGGACGACGAGAACCTGTACGGCTCCGGCGTCGACCCGGTCTCCGTACGCCGCACGGTCGGCATGGTCTTCCAGCGGCCGAACCCCTTCCCGACGATGTCGATCTACGACAACGTCGCGGCGGGCCTCCGGCTCAACGGCAGGCGCCGCAAGTCCGAACTCGACGCGGTCGTCGAGAAGTCCCTCACCGGGGCGAACCTCTGGAACGAGGTCAAGGACCGCCTGGCCAAGCCGGGCGCCGGCCTCTCCGGCGGCCAGCAGCAGCGCCTGTGCATAGCCCGCGCGATCGCCGTCGAACCGGACGTCCTGCTGATGGACGAGCCCTGCTCGGCGCTCGACCCGATCTCCACGCTCGCCATCGAGG
Encoded proteins:
- the pstB gene encoding phosphate ABC transporter ATP-binding protein PstB; amino-acid sequence: MAKRIDVSGLSAFYGGFRAIDDISMTVEPRTVTAFIGPSGCGKSTFLRTLNRMHEVTPGGRVEGKVLLDDENLYGSGVDPVSVRRTVGMVFQRPNPFPTMSIYDNVAAGLRLNGRRRKSELDAVVEKSLTGANLWNEVKDRLAKPGAGLSGGQQQRLCIARAIAVEPDVLLMDEPCSALDPISTLAIEDLIGDLKERFTIVIVTHNMQQAARVSDRTAFFNLAAVGQPGKLIEIDETERIFSNPSVQATEDYISGRFG